TGGTCCGTTCGAGACCGGCGCCAGGATGGCGCGACCCGGTTCCGTACCCTCGAAATAGGCCAGCATCTTCGCCTTGAGCGCCGGGTCGGCGCTGCCATTGCCGCTGCCGGCCAGCTTCTTGAGCGAGTCGTGCAGAACATGGCGGGCGATCTGTCCCTTGTAGGAAACGGAATCTTTTGCCGAACCGGAATATCCCTTTAACGTTACGGGGAACCCGGCATACACGTCTTCATCGGCATGCGCCGGCGCTGAAAAGGCAAGCAGCCACGCAAAACCACAAAGACCTGTCGATATGTAACTCAATTTATTGATCATTCTTCCCACTCGGTTGCATGTGGATCGGACAAAATGCGAATAGTTATGCAAATCATTCGCATAGCTACTCGCATTCTGATATCACCGATTAACCGCAGTTGCAACGCAGTTGCAGATAGAATCTTTTTTTTCGGCGGCTCAACGCCGCAATACGCCGCCGGAATCTGTTTTGCAGAATGGGCGCAACGACGCCGAGACGGATCAGGCCGGCGCAGCGTGACCGTGGCGCATGGCTGCAAACGGAATCGGCTCCACGGGATCGGCGCCCGGCGCCTGTAGTTTGAGCCCCCACCAGCCCACATCCCGCCAGGCCCCCGACTTGTAGCCAACGCCCTTGAACACGCCGACGCGCGTGAACCCGCAACTTTCATGAAGCCCGACACTGCCCGCATTTGGCAGGGTTATGCCCGCATAGGCGGTCTGCAGCCCCTGTGCGGCCAGGATGGTAAACAGCCGGCCATACAGCCGCCGCCCCAGCCCCCGCCGCCGCGCGGAAGCATCGACATAGACCGTCACGTCGCAGGACCAGCGATAGGCCGCCCGGACACGGTGCTGGCTGCCATAGGCATAGCCCAGAACCCGGCCCGCATCCTCGGCCACCAGCCAGGGATGGGTCGCCAGCGTTGCCTCGATCCGCGCCGCCATTTCTGCGGCGCCCGGCGGTTCGGTCTCGAAAGAAATCGCCGTATCGCGCACAATCGGCGCGTAAATAGCCGCGATTGCTTCGGCGTCTCGCGGTTCTGCTACCCGTATCTTCATGAAGGACCCGTCGCGGCTTGCTGCAGCACAGCAATTCTAATTCTGCAACCGGCGTACCGGCGCGTCAATTACAGTGTCGAGTCACCGCATTTTCGCCGGCGCCTGTAGCCCCGTTCCGTTGCGGGCAATCGCATCGTACCCTGCCCGCATGGATCCCCTGCTCCTCACGCTTTCCTTCGGCGCCGCCTTCTGCTTTGCGCTCGCGCTGGTCCTGACCCAGTACGGGTTGCGCACGGTCGCGCCGATGGACGGCGCCCGGATCAGCGTGCCGGTGACCGCCGCGATATTTCTCGCATTGTCACCGCTGACCGTCAGTTTCAGCCAGTGGCACGCGGGCAGCCTCACCCTGTTCGCCGCCGCCGGCCTGTTCTTCCCCGTCGCGGTGACACTGCTGACCTTCGCCGCCAACCGGTTGATCGGGCCGAACCTGACCGGGACGCTGGGCAATATGACGCCGCTCTTCGCCGTCGGCCTCGCCGCCCTGCTGCTGGGCGAGGTTCCGGAATCCGGGCAGCTTGCGGGCATCGCCGTCATCTGCCTCGGCGTCGTTCTGCTGTTCGCCCGACGGCAGCGCCGGCCGGCCGGTATTCCGGCCTGGGCCGTGCTGCTGCCGCTGGCGGCGGCGCTGATACGCGGGCTGGTGCAGCCGGTCGTCAAGCTGGGGCTGGAAGACTGGCCCGACCCGTTCGCCGCCGTCACGGTGGGCTACCTGGTATCGGCGGTCGTCATGATGACGCTGGGGCTTGCCAGCAACAGTACCGGCGGCGCGTTCGTCCCCGCCGCGACGGGGCGTTTATGGTTCGTCGCCGTCGGCATCGTCAACGGGCTGGCGGTTCTGACGCTGTACGCCGCCCTCGCCCGCGGCCCGGTCACCCTCGTCGCCCCGCTGGTCGCCTGCTATCCGATCTTCACCCTGCTGCTGAACCGGATCCTGCTGGGCGACCGGAACCTCTCGCTACGCCTTGCCGCCGGTGTGGCGGTAACCGTGGCCGGCGTGGCGCTGTTGCTGGCGTCATAGGGCAATTGCGGCCGCTTGCGGGCCCGGCCGCACATGTCGCAATATGCAGCGTTGCCGCAAACGCCGGTTACGCTGTCAGGGAGGCTACCATGAAAACGAAATTCAACCGCGCCGACGAGGATCTGGCCAATATTGTCGGCCTGGAGCATGTCAATCTGACGGTGCCGGACCAGCGGCTGGCGACGCTTTTCTACATCACCGGGATGGGCTTCACGCGCGATCCCTATCTTGTCACCGGGGTGGTGAACATGTGGGTCAATATCGGCCGCAACCAGTACCACCTGCCGATCGGCAAGCCGCAGGTGCTGCGCGGGCGGGTCGGGCTGGTCGTGCCCGACCTGAAAGACCTCGCCGCCAGCCTGAAGGCGGTGCGCCCGGAGCTAAAGGGCACGAAATTCGCCTTCAAGCCGGCCAAGAGCCATATCGACGTCACCTGCCCCTGGGGCAACAGCATCCGCTGCCATCAGCCGGAAAAGAAATTCGGCCCGATCCGGCTGGGCATGCCCTATGTCCAGTTCGATGTTCCGGCCGGCGCCGCAAAGGGCATCGCGCAGTTCTACCGGGACATCCTCGGCGCCACCGCCAATGTCGGGAAGTCCGAGAAGGCGCCGGCCGCGCAAGTCGAAGTCGGTTACCACCAATACCTTGTTT
This portion of the Alphaproteobacteria bacterium genome encodes:
- a CDS encoding DMT family transporter — encoded protein: MDPLLLTLSFGAAFCFALALVLTQYGLRTVAPMDGARISVPVTAAIFLALSPLTVSFSQWHAGSLTLFAAAGLFFPVAVTLLTFAANRLIGPNLTGTLGNMTPLFAVGLAALLLGEVPESGQLAGIAVICLGVVLLFARRQRRPAGIPAWAVLLPLAAALIRGLVQPVVKLGLEDWPDPFAAVTVGYLVSAVVMMTLGLASNSTGGAFVPAATGRLWFVAVGIVNGLAVLTLYAALARGPVTLVAPLVACYPIFTLLLNRILLGDRNLSLRLAAGVAVTVAGVALLLAS
- a CDS encoding arsinothricin resistance N-acetyltransferase ArsN1 family B is translated as MKIRVAEPRDAEAIAAIYAPIVRDTAISFETEPPGAAEMAARIEATLATHPWLVAEDAGRVLGYAYGSQHRVRAAYRWSCDVTVYVDASARRRGLGRRLYGRLFTILAAQGLQTAYAGITLPNAGSVGLHESCGFTRVGVFKGVGYKSGAWRDVGWWGLKLQAPGADPVEPIPFAAMRHGHAAPA